The DNA segment GCCGATCGAAATCACCGGCATGGCTCGTCTGCTTCTCGGCGAAGGCGTCGAGAAGGAAGAGACCGACTTCGCTGCCGAAGTCGCCGCTGCCGCCAAGGGCTGATCAACGAATTCATTTCGTCTGTTGACGAAACGAAACCATATCCCAGATAGGTGAAACCATATCAGGGGAAACCCGTGGGCATCGCGTGACAACGCGGTGCCCTTCGTGTATCCGGCATTCACAATTATTACCCCGCGATCACTTCAAGGAGCGACAATGTCCCAGCCGATCTACAAGCGCGTATTGCTCAAGGCCTCCGGCGAAGCTCTGATGGGCAGCCAGGGGTTCGGTATCGACGTTACCGTCGCTGACCGCATTGCATCCGATATTGCCGCAGCGCGCGAAATGGGTGTCGAGGTCGGCGTCGTCGTCGGCGGCGGCAATATCTTCCGTGGCGTTGCCGTGGCCTCCAAGGGCGGAGACCGCGTGACCGGCGACCACATGGGCATGCTCGGCACCGTCATCAATGCTCTGGCGCTGGCCACCTCGCTGCGCAAGCTGGATATCGATACAGTGGTGCTCTCAGCCATTTCCATGCCGGAGATCTGCGAGAGTTTCTCGCAGCGTGCGACGCTCTATCATCTGTCGCTCGGCCGCGTGGTGATCTTTGCTGGCGGCACCGGCAATCCCTTCTTCACCACCGATTCCGCCGCAGCGCTGCGTGCCGCCGAAATGGGTGCGGAAGCGATCTTCAAGGGAACGCAGGTCGATGGCATCTATTCCGCCGATCCGAAGAAGTTCCCGGACGCCGAGCGTTTCGAACATTTGACCCACAGCCAAGTGCTGGAAAAGGGCCTCGCCGTCATGGATGTGGCCGCCGTGGCGCTTGCACGGGAAAATTCAATTCCGATCATCGTCTTTTCCATTCATGAAAAGGGCGGTTTCGCAGAAATCTTGACCGGCGGCGGTCGTAAGACCATCGTATCCGACAATTGACGTTCCTGTGGCACCGGGCCTTCCCGGCGCCGCCTATTACACGGGAGTATAAAAACATGAGTGAAGGCACCGACCTCAAGGAACTGAAGCGCCGCATGGACGGCGCCATCGCGGCATTCAAGAGCGATATCGCCTCGCTGCGCACCGGGCGCGCGTCCGCCAACATTCTCGATCCGGTCACAGTTGAAGCCTATGGTTCGCGCATGCCGCTGAACCAAGTTGCCAACATCACCGTGCCCGAGCCGCGCATGCTGACCGTCTCCGTTTGGGACAAGTCGATGGTCGGCGCCGTCGAGCGCTCGATCCGCGAATCCAATCTCGGCCTCAACCCGATCGTCGATGGCCAAAATCTGCGTATTCCGTTGCCGGAACTCAACGAGGAGCGCCGCCGTTCTCTGGTCAAGGTCGCCCATGAATATGCCGAGAAGGCGAAGGTGGCGATTCGCCATGTCCGCCGCGATGGCATGGACGGTCTCAAAAAGGCCGAAAAGGACGGTGTAATCGGTCAGGACGAAAGCCGTGCCCAGTCCGAGCGTGTACAGAAGATGACGGACGATACGATTTCCGACATCGACCGCTTGCTAGCCGACAAAGAAAAGGAAATCATGCAGGTCTGATTGCACGCTAGAGCATCCCGCTTTCAATGGGGAAATATTGAAAGCGGCGAGGGTGCGCTAGATTTGAAGCCCTAGAGCATTTTCCTGCCGAACGAAACCGGATCCATATGACAGTTCCCACGTTCTCTGCCATACCTGATCACGTGGCCATTATTATGGATGGCAACGGGCGTTGGGCCAACGCGCGCAGTCTGCCGCGCACCATGGGCCACCGCAAGGGCGTGGAGGCTGTGCGCGAAACCGTACGGGCGGCGGGCGATGTCGGTATAAAATATCTGACGCTCTTTGCCTTTTCCTCGGAGAATTGGCGTCGTCCGGAAACCGAGGTGAGCGATCTCCTCGGTCTGCTCAAGGCGTTCATTCGCCGGGATCTTGCAGAACTGCATCGCCAGAATGTTCGCATCCGCGTGATTGGCGACCGCTACAATCTGCGCAGCGATATCCTGCCGTTGTTGATCGAAGCTGAAGAGACCACCAAGGACAACACGGCGCTGACGCTGGTAATCGCCTTCAATTACGGCTCCCGCGATGAGATCACCCGTGCTTTCGTCAGCCTCGCCAAGGATGTCGAGACCGGGCGCCTGCGCCCGCAGGACATCCGTCCCGAATTGATCGATGCACGGCTGGATACCGCCGGAATTCCCGATCCCGATCTCATCATCCGCACCAGCGGCGAAGAACGGCTGTCGAATTTCCTGCTCTGGCAGGCCGCCTATTCGGAATTCATGTTCATGCCGGAATATTGGCCGGACTTCAGCCGCGACCTGTTCTTCTCCGCGCTGGAAAAATACGCTGCGCGTGATCGACGCTTTGGCGGTCTTTCCGCCAAACAAGCGGCGGCCGTGGGGTCCTGATGAGCCGCGAACTCAGGCTGCGCATCATTTCCGGCATCGTTCTTGCCGTAGTCGTTCTAGCTGCCACCTGGTATGGCGGTCTGAGCTTTCGTATTCTGGCGGCGGCGATCGGCCTGCTCGTCTATTACGAATGGTCGACGATAACGGACCTGCATGGCCGCGATCCGCAGGGCAATGCGCTTGGCTGGCTGGGCCTGGTGCTCATAGCCGGCGCGACGCTGATGGCGGAATCCGTCTATTCCCTCGAGGTTTTGGTCATCTTTGTGGCGGTGACGGCGATCATGGTTGCCGTGCGCCATAAAAGCTGGTGGTTGCCCGGTGGAATATTCTATGCGGGACTGACGGCGATCGCCCTTGCCGAGATTCGGGATGACGATCTGCGCGGCTTCGTGCTGATGCTGTTCATTTTCGCCACCGTTTGGGCAACGGATATCTTTGCCTATTTCGTCGGTCGCGCCATCGGCGGCGCCAAGCTTGCGCCGCGCATATCGCCTGGCAAGACCTGGTCGGGCGCCATCGGCGGCGCCATCGCCGCGGTGGTGGCCGGAACAGCGGTCGTCTGGAGCTTTTTCTCGGCAGATGGTTTATGGATTCCTGCGCTTACGCTGGTTTTGTCAATCTGCAGTCAAATTGGCGATTTATTCGAGTCTTTCATCAAGCGCCGCTTCGGCGTCAAGGACTCCAGCCATCTGATTCCCGGCCATGGCGGCGTCATGGACAGGGTCGATGGACTAATTTTTGCTTGTTTTGCGGCGTTTTTGTTGGCTATCGTAATATCACTGACAATGAGCGGCGAGACTATGTCATTGGGCGGCGTTCTGCTCGGTGTCTGAAATCAACGCGAACAGGATCGTTGCATGGGTAGCGTGGCAGGCATCATCGGCTTCTTGACGAACAACGTCATCACGTTTGTTTTCGTTCTGTCATTGCTCGTCTTCGTGCACGAAATGGGTCATTATCTGGTCGGGCGCTGGTCCGGCATCCGTATTATGGCCTTTTCGATTGGCTTCGGTCCGGAAGTCGCCGGCTTCACTGACCGCCACGGCACGCGCTGGAAGCTATCGGTCATTCCGCTCGGCGGCTATGTCCGCTTCTTCGGCGACGAGGATGCCTCCAGCAAGACCGATGTCGATCAGCTCTCGGCCATGACGGAAGAGGAGCGCGCCCGGTCTTTCGCCGGCGCCAAGCTGTGGAAGCGAGCCGCAACTGTCGCGGCAGGTCCGATCGCCAACTTCATTCTCGCCATCGCAATCTTCGCCGTTCTCTTCGGCGTCTATGGTCGTACCGTCGCCGATCCGGTCGTGGCCGTGGTCATGCGCGGCGGTGCCGCCGCTGAAGCGGGGATCGAACGCGGCGACCGTCTCGTCGCGATCGACGGCACCAAGGTGACGACGTTCGACGAGGTGCAGCGTTATGTCGGCCTGCGGCCCGGTCGCAATATCGTTCTGACCGTCGAACGCGACGGTCAGAAGCGCGACTTCCGCATCGTGCCGAAACTCGTGGAAGACACCGATCAGTTCGGCAACAAGATGGAAATGGGGCGCATCGGCATCGCGCTCGTCGATCCGCTGGTAACGGCGATCGAGCCGGGCGGACCGGCAGCGAAGGCGGGCGTGCAGGCGGGCGATCGCCTGATCGCCGTCGACGGCAATAATGTCGCGACCTATTATGATATCGCCCGCTATGTCACCGATCGCGCTGGAAAAAACCTCGTTTTGACGGTCGAACGCAACGGCCAGACGCGCGATTTTCCGATGGTGCCGGAAACATTGACCGCGACAGACGCTTCCGGAAAGAAGAAGGACGTCGGCAGCATCGGCATTTCGCCGATCGACCCGCTCGTCGCTTCAATCGCACCGGATAGCCCAGCGCAAGAGGCTGGCATCGCGCTTGGCGACCGTATCCTCTCCGTGGACGGGCGTGTGATCGATTCCATCGGCGAAGTGCAGCGTTATGTGGCGTCCCGTCAGGACAAGCCCGTGACGTTGTCCGTCAAGCGTAGCGGCGGGACACTTGACGTCCAGGTCACTCCGAAGAAGACCGAAGAGCCGGATGCCTTCGGCAACGAGATGGAGATCAACAGCATCGGGATTACCGACGGCCAGAAGCCCTTCAAGCTCCGTTATGAGGCATATGGCCCGTTTCAGGCGCTGGGCGAAGGCGTCAGGCAGACCGGCAGCATCGTGTCCGGCACCTTCGAATATCTCGGCAATGTCATCGGCGGTTACATGAAGGCGGATCAGCTCGGCGGCCCCATTCGGGTGGCTCAGCTTTCCGGCCAAATGGCAACCCTGGGCTTTTCGGCGGTGCTCCAATTCGCCGCCATACTTTCTGTTTCCATTGGGTTATTAAATTTGATGCCGGTGCCGGTACTTGATGGCGGGCACTTGATGTTCTATGCGATTGAAGCCGTGAGGGGAAAACCATTGGGTGCTCGGGCACAAGACATCGCTTTCCGAATTGGTTTTGCGATGGTGCTGTCACTCATGGTGTTTGCGACATGGAATGACATCAGCTCCAGGATAGGCTGATGGGGCATTTAGAGAGGAAATTACGATTTATTTACGATGTTTCAAAGCTGTAGTGGCGAATGAGCCACGGTTTGAAATGAAGTAAACAGAAATTAACTTGCTCCCTTGCTTGTATGTCAAAAGCGGGTAAAACGACACACGTGGCCGGAATCGGGTTCGCTCGGGGCTGGGGACGACTGATAAAAAGGTAAGAAGTGAAAATGAAGGCTGGTTCAAGATTATTGAACGCAGTGTCGGCGGTAGCGCTGTCTGCAGGTGTTGTTGCGTCGGGCGCTGGTGTTATCACCCTTGCTTCTGCCTCAGTCGCAGAAGCCGCTGTCATACAGCGGGTCGATGTCAGGGGAGCTGGACGCGTTGGTGCAGAGGCTGTTCGCGACAATATCACGATCAAGCCCGGCAAGAGCTTTTCGCCAGCCGACATCGACAATTCGGTAAAGCAACTTTATGCCACCGGATACTTCTCCGATGTAAACATGACTGTCTCTGGCAGCACGCTGGTCATTGCCGTCAAGGAAAACCAGTTGATCAATGCCGTGGTTTTCAACGGCAACCATAAGATCAAGGACGACAAGCTCCAGGGCATCGTTCAGACCCATGCCGCCGGTCCTTACAGCGAAACCCAGGTCCAGGCCGACATCAAGACCATCAAGGACGCTTACGCCGCAATTGGCCGTAATGAAGTCCAGGTGACGACGCAGACCGTTCCGGTCGCTGAGGGCCGCATCAACGTGGCCTTCGTCATCAACGAAGG comes from the Rhizobium sp. NXC24 genome and includes:
- the pyrH gene encoding UMP kinase, whose protein sequence is MSQPIYKRVLLKASGEALMGSQGFGIDVTVADRIASDIAAAREMGVEVGVVVGGGNIFRGVAVASKGGDRVTGDHMGMLGTVINALALATSLRKLDIDTVVLSAISMPEICESFSQRATLYHLSLGRVVIFAGGTGNPFFTTDSAAALRAAEMGAEAIFKGTQVDGIYSADPKKFPDAERFEHLTHSQVLEKGLAVMDVAAVALARENSIPIIVFSIHEKGGFAEILTGGGRKTIVSDN
- the frr gene encoding ribosome recycling factor; protein product: MSEGTDLKELKRRMDGAIAAFKSDIASLRTGRASANILDPVTVEAYGSRMPLNQVANITVPEPRMLTVSVWDKSMVGAVERSIRESNLGLNPIVDGQNLRIPLPELNEERRRSLVKVAHEYAEKAKVAIRHVRRDGMDGLKKAEKDGVIGQDESRAQSERVQKMTDDTISDIDRLLADKEKEIMQV
- a CDS encoding isoprenyl transferase, whose translation is MTVPTFSAIPDHVAIIMDGNGRWANARSLPRTMGHRKGVEAVRETVRAAGDVGIKYLTLFAFSSENWRRPETEVSDLLGLLKAFIRRDLAELHRQNVRIRVIGDRYNLRSDILPLLIEAEETTKDNTALTLVIAFNYGSRDEITRAFVSLAKDVETGRLRPQDIRPELIDARLDTAGIPDPDLIIRTSGEERLSNFLLWQAAYSEFMFMPEYWPDFSRDLFFSALEKYAARDRRFGGLSAKQAAAVGS
- a CDS encoding phosphatidate cytidylyltransferase, which translates into the protein MSRELRLRIISGIVLAVVVLAATWYGGLSFRILAAAIGLLVYYEWSTITDLHGRDPQGNALGWLGLVLIAGATLMAESVYSLEVLVIFVAVTAIMVAVRHKSWWLPGGIFYAGLTAIALAEIRDDDLRGFVLMLFIFATVWATDIFAYFVGRAIGGAKLAPRISPGKTWSGAIGGAIAAVVAGTAVVWSFFSADGLWIPALTLVLSICSQIGDLFESFIKRRFGVKDSSHLIPGHGGVMDRVDGLIFACFAAFLLAIVISLTMSGETMSLGGVLLGV
- the rseP gene encoding RIP metalloprotease RseP, whose protein sequence is MGSVAGIIGFLTNNVITFVFVLSLLVFVHEMGHYLVGRWSGIRIMAFSIGFGPEVAGFTDRHGTRWKLSVIPLGGYVRFFGDEDASSKTDVDQLSAMTEEERARSFAGAKLWKRAATVAAGPIANFILAIAIFAVLFGVYGRTVADPVVAVVMRGGAAAEAGIERGDRLVAIDGTKVTTFDEVQRYVGLRPGRNIVLTVERDGQKRDFRIVPKLVEDTDQFGNKMEMGRIGIALVDPLVTAIEPGGPAAKAGVQAGDRLIAVDGNNVATYYDIARYVTDRAGKNLVLTVERNGQTRDFPMVPETLTATDASGKKKDVGSIGISPIDPLVASIAPDSPAQEAGIALGDRILSVDGRVIDSIGEVQRYVASRQDKPVTLSVKRSGGTLDVQVTPKKTEEPDAFGNEMEINSIGITDGQKPFKLRYEAYGPFQALGEGVRQTGSIVSGTFEYLGNVIGGYMKADQLGGPIRVAQLSGQMATLGFSAVLQFAAILSVSIGLLNLMPVPVLDGGHLMFYAIEAVRGKPLGARAQDIAFRIGFAMVLSLMVFATWNDISSRIG